The Acidobacteriota bacterium genome contains a region encoding:
- a CDS encoding CRTAC1 family protein translates to MTRHDPRHGPRSSWWALVAGIVLLASASCASPPDKPPTGPPWFEEVARERGLRFEHRSGHAERHIFPEIIGGGAALFDMDGDGDLDAYLVQSGNLIDPGAQGGVNRLFENDGAGHFRDVTEGSGADDDGYGMGVAAGDYDDDGDVDLYVTNYGPNVLLRNEGGGRFADVTVAAGVGHRGWGTSAAFVDYDADGDLDLFFTNYVNWSLTDERDCYNTAWQLDYCLPTNYKSPATDVLYRNDGVGRFTDVTVESNLNTSFGNGLGVVCADYDGDGAIDIFVANDAMLNQLWLNRQDGTFVDESLLRGCALDEHGMTKSGMGVAAEDYDDDGDPDLIVVNLETQTDSFFLNEDGFFRDHTGEVGLGATSRVHTRFGIGLVDFDNDGFLDLYHANGRVTKTAEPLTGDPYAEPNMLFAGADNGRFEPVSPQGGTLETLVATSRAAAFGDVDGDGGLDVVVVNRDAAAYLLINVVPNRGHWIRFRVLGPSGRDAIGSTVQVVFDGRTKTRGVRSAYSYNSASESVAHFGLGDATRVDQVTVLWPDGTREIFGELEADQSVTLRRGAGSQAVAGRRD, encoded by the coding sequence CTAGTCGCCGGCATCGTCCTGCTGGCGTCTGCGAGCTGCGCATCGCCTCCCGACAAGCCGCCCACCGGACCGCCCTGGTTCGAGGAGGTGGCGCGGGAGCGCGGCCTCCGGTTCGAGCACCGCTCGGGGCACGCCGAGCGTCACATCTTCCCCGAGATCATCGGAGGCGGCGCTGCGCTGTTCGACATGGACGGCGACGGAGATCTGGACGCCTACCTGGTGCAGAGCGGAAACCTCATCGATCCCGGGGCGCAGGGCGGCGTCAACCGCCTCTTCGAAAACGACGGTGCGGGACACTTTCGCGACGTCACCGAGGGCAGCGGGGCCGACGATGACGGCTATGGCATGGGGGTCGCCGCCGGCGACTACGACGACGACGGCGATGTGGACCTCTACGTCACAAACTATGGGCCGAACGTTCTGCTGCGCAATGAGGGGGGCGGTCGATTCGCGGACGTCACGGTGGCCGCAGGCGTCGGTCACCGGGGCTGGGGCACGAGCGCCGCGTTCGTTGATTACGATGCTGACGGCGATCTGGACCTGTTCTTCACGAACTACGTCAACTGGTCGCTCACCGACGAACGGGACTGTTACAACACGGCGTGGCAGCTCGACTACTGCTTACCGACGAATTACAAATCACCGGCCACCGACGTGCTCTACCGAAACGACGGCGTCGGACGCTTCACCGACGTAACGGTCGAGTCCAATCTGAACACCAGCTTCGGCAATGGTCTGGGGGTCGTCTGCGCCGACTACGACGGCGATGGCGCCATCGACATCTTCGTCGCCAACGACGCGATGCTCAACCAACTCTGGCTGAACAGACAGGACGGCACCTTCGTCGACGAGTCGTTGCTGCGCGGCTGCGCGCTGGATGAGCACGGCATGACGAAGTCCGGCATGGGCGTTGCCGCAGAGGACTACGACGACGACGGCGACCCGGACCTGATCGTCGTCAATCTCGAGACCCAGACCGATTCGTTTTTCCTCAACGAGGACGGTTTCTTCCGCGACCACACCGGCGAAGTCGGGCTTGGCGCGACGAGTCGGGTGCACACGCGCTTCGGGATCGGGTTGGTTGACTTCGATAACGATGGGTTTCTCGACCTGTACCACGCCAACGGCAGGGTGACGAAAACCGCCGAGCCGCTAACCGGCGATCCGTACGCGGAGCCGAACATGCTGTTCGCCGGCGCCGATAACGGCCGCTTCGAACCGGTCAGTCCGCAAGGCGGCACGCTCGAGACGTTGGTGGCCACCAGCCGTGCGGCGGCTTTTGGCGACGTCGACGGTGACGGAGGCCTGGACGTCGTGGTGGTCAATCGAGACGCGGCGGCCTACCTGCTCATCAACGTCGTGCCGAATCGCGGTCACTGGATCCGATTCCGTGTGCTCGGGCCCAGTGGGCGAGACGCGATCGGATCGACCGTCCAGGTGGTGTTCGACGGGCGGACCAAGACGCGCGGCGTGCGTAGCGCCTACAGCTACAACTCGGCAAGTGAGTCGGTCGCGCACTTCGGTTTGGGCGACGCGACGCGCGTCGACCAGGTGACCGTACTCTGGCCCGACGGGACGCGTGAGATCTTCGGCGAACTCGAGGCCGACCAGTCC